One window from the genome of Salvia miltiorrhiza cultivar Shanhuang (shh) chromosome 7, IMPLAD_Smil_shh, whole genome shotgun sequence encodes:
- the LOC130991910 gene encoding major allergen Pru ar 1-like: MVAITYDMEIPSSIPAARMFKAMVLDADTLIPNILPQAIKNVEILEGDGGVGTVKIIHFGEGSQYKSVKHRVEAIDKENLTHTYSIIEGDALSDVIESITYHIKIVPTEDGGSICKNRSIYNTKGDVEISEEKIKEGKEKAMAMFKAIEAYLHANSDA, encoded by the coding sequence ATGGTTGCTATCACCTATGATATGGAGATCCCTTCCTCCATCCCAGCTGCAAGGATGTTCAAGGCCATGGTGCTCGACGCCGACACCCTCATCCCCAACATCCTGCCTCAGGCCATCAAGAACGTCGAGATCTTGGAAGGAGATGGCGGCGTTGGCACCGTCAAGATCATTCATTTTGGCGAAGGGAGTCAGTACAAGAGCGTCAAGCACCGTGTCGAGGCCATCGACAAGGAGAACTTAACACACACCTACAGCATCatcgaaggtgatgctctctcAGATGTAATCGAATCAATCACTTATCATATCAAGATCGTTCCAACTGAAGATGGAGGAAGCATCTGCAAGAACAGAAGCATTTACAACACCAAGGGCGATGTTGAGATTAGTGAGGAGAAGATCAAGGAAGGAAAAGAGAAGGCCATGGCCATGTTCAAGGCTATTGAGGCTTACCTCCACGCAAATTCTGATGCTTGA